In Primulina huaijiensis isolate GDHJ02 chromosome 6, ASM1229523v2, whole genome shotgun sequence, a single window of DNA contains:
- the LOC140979227 gene encoding thermospermine synthase ACAULIS5-like, which translates to MSDFSISDGLSSEGSMNVNGNGNGNAMRKSCWYEEEIEENLRWCFALKSILHTGASQYQDIQLLDTKPFGKALVLDGKLQSAEIDEFIYHESLVHPPLLHHTNPKTIFIMGGGEGSTAREILRHKTVEKVIMCDIDQEVVNFCKSYLVVNKEAFYDPRLELVINDARAELERRDEVYDVIIGDLADPIEGGPCYQLYTKSFYESVIKPRLSKGGIFVTQAGPAGIFSHTEVFSCIFNTLSQVFKYVVPYSAHIPSYADTWGWVMASEYPFTLTADELDLRIKQRIQGEYRYLDGKTFISSSTLSKAVRKSLDNETHVYTEGNARFIYGHGKQL; encoded by the exons ATGAGTGATTTCTCTATATCTGATGGATTGAGCAGTGAAGGTAGTATGAATGTCAATGGGAATGGGAATGGGAATGCGATGAGGAAGAGTTGTTGGTATGAAGAGGAGATTGAAGAGAACTTGAGGTGGTGCTTTGCACTCAAGAG TATTTTGCATACAGGAGCCTCGCAGTACCAGGACATTCAACTCTTGGACACCAAGCCCTTCGGAAAG GCTCTAGTTCTTGATGGAAAGCTTCAAAGTGCAGAGATAGATGAGTTCATCTACCATGAATCTCTTGTCCATCCCCCACTGTTGCATCACACTAA tccaaaaacaatatttattatgGGTGGAGGTGAAGGTTCTACTGCAAGAGAAATCCTCAGGCACAAAACTGTGGAAAAGGTCATCATGTGTGATATCGACCAG GAAGTGGTGAATTTTTGCAAGTCATACTTAGTTGTTAACAAAGAAGCTTTTTATGATCCTAGACTCGAACTCGTTATCAATGATGCCAg AGCTGAGCTTGAGAGAAGAGACGAGGTTTATGATGTGATCATAGGAGACTTGGCTGATCCAATCGAAGGAGGTCCATGTTACCAACTCTACACCAAATCCTTCTACGAATCCGTGATCAAGCCAAGGCTTAGTAAAGGTGGCATCTTTGTCACACAG GCTGGACCAGCTGGAATTTTTAGCCACACAGAAGTATTTTCTTGCATCTTCAACACTTTGAGCCAGGTTTTCAAGT ATGTCGTACCTTACTCAGCTCATATTCCTTCCTATGCTGATACTTGGGGATGGGTCATG GCATCTGAATACCCATTCACCCTAACTGCTGATGAATTAGACCTCAGAATCAAGCAGAGAATTCAAGGGGAGTATCGATATCTCGATGGCAAAACGTTCATTTCCTCCTCTACCTTGAGCAAAGCTGTTCGGAAATC GCTAGACAATGAGACTCATGTTTACACGGAAGGAAATGCGAGGTTTATTTATGGTCATGGGAAACAACTTTGA
- the LOC140979241 gene encoding uncharacterized protein C24B11.05-like, which translates to MDSCLNSVFGSLSPFDCLLFDLDDTLYSSDTGIGKALKQNVQDFLVEKCEFPESEVVNVNKEFFRTYGSSLAALRASGYDINPDEYHSYVHGRLPYDSIMPNIRLRNILKTIKQRKMIFTNSDIVHAMNALDRLGIRDCFEKIVCFETMNPNILKSRRPDEFPVVLKPSIQAFRVAIDAAGIEPQRTLFFDDNVKNVAAGKAAGFRTVLVGQAIKRKEADYALETITNMVQLIPEIWQKEESDKTILSARSEMDLVLVGA; encoded by the exons ATGGATTCTTGCCTGAACTCGGTCTTTGGCTCACTTTCCCCTTTTGATTGTCTTCTCTTTg ATTTAGATGACACCCTCTATTCTTCCGACACAGGAATTGGAAAAGCTCTGAAACAAAACGTTCAAG attttcttgttgaaaaatgCGAGTTCCCAGAATCTGAAGTGGTGAATGTTAACAAAGAGTTCTTTAGAACTTATGGAAGCTCATTGGCTGCCCTCCGA GCTTCGGGTTATGATATCAATCCAGATGAATATCACAG TTACGTACACGGAAGATTGCCGTATGATTCGATCATGCCGAACATTCGACTACGAAATATTCTGAAAACAATCAAACAACGAAAAATG ATTTTCACGAATTCGGACATAGTTCACGCGATGAATGCTTTGGATCGCCTAGGAATAAGGGACTGCTTCGAAAAGATAGTCTGTTTCGAGACGATGAATCCGAATATATTGAAATCGAGGCGGCCTGATGAATTCCCCGTGGTGCTGAAGCCTTCAATTCAGGCTTTTAGGGTTGCCATTGATGCAGCAGGGATCGAACCACAGCGAACG TTATTTTTTGATGACAACGTGAAGAATGTTGCTGCTGGCAAGGCTGCGGGTTTTCGTACTGTTTTG GTTGGACAAGCAATAAAGAGAAAAGAAGCGGATTATGCGTTGGAAACAATAACCAATATGGTTCAACTGATTCCTGAAATATGGCAAAAAGAAGAGAGCGACAAAACAATTCTGTCCGCTAGAAGTGAAATGGACTTGGTTCTTGTGGGGGCATAA